A stretch of Leptospira andrefontaineae DNA encodes these proteins:
- a CDS encoding TonB-dependent receptor domain-containing protein, translating to MKKKYLSITLLIFFLSPSVFGQATGKIRGKIVDGDNGEAVFGATIVVRSIKKFAKSDFDGAYDLELPAGAHEIEFQMMGFAPQKRSVTVTPGKSQVINVTFGLQTLETVDVKGRALNDAEAALLALQKKSSSVSDGISKEAIKKSPDSSAGEVVRRVTGITLVGGKFVFVRGLGERYSNTELNDTLVPSTEPDKRVVALDIFPSGVLKNVRIIKTFLPELPGEFSGGLVKIETQEYPEEKQFSVAVGAGGNYNTTGHKFLNMNQGNMLGGVNDNQKNPFRNAPESLPIEPGSIFGGIDPKLTQAGATTFNQKWTPDSGPAPFDKNFSINYGDTFKVGATSRIGILVGSTYNRNFRFRQEESYRYLAAAPFNLTTAGSTLLKQQEQRADLYTEERNWGNNMNLAYEITKGQQIFLKSLYTQQGEGVVRDARGTDYIDLYNFKALTSQYTSSLIQHHTLGGDHALNWFGERAHKFDWRVNYAIANRDQPNLQQQVWRQTVGDPNPYDLTRLGNNPDGSRFFSDSKDTTKAVKLNYEIPFDQWSGLKALFKFGTYTMSREKDFRFREFGQKPNTTLGGLERYPVPGEFYSNPYLFLNDLVTFSERQVESNAYNAFQKLQAYYSQVDLPILPKLKTLFGVRYEDSYQKVKTFVLRDSYSSYNLDYGCKIDNEFARIALVRNDICDANNNGVGELRTRDYLPSVNLNWEFADNQILRLSATQTLTRPDLRELSPFGFTPYFGANRIFGNSDLRRSYIHNYDVRYEYYLNATDYVGVGAFLKQISDPIEMVGQPVAGSISQRFTYLNAEQATIKGVEFDFRKELTDRIRFEANMFIIQSRVDVLSWQQYIMVQSGLVDSLSRAAAYNPTNLSRPLQGQSPLVFNVKFDFHLNEKKNKTIGVYYNYFGDRLYAVGANGLPDAYERAVGLTDVVYTAKMGDHLEFKASAQNIFDTRYRVYQKNELTGEKDLFLSYRTGVSYSFQATYKL from the coding sequence ATGAAAAAAAAATACCTATCAATCACCCTACTCATTTTTTTTCTATCTCCCTCCGTTTTCGGTCAAGCGACCGGGAAAATACGCGGGAAAATCGTGGATGGAGATAATGGAGAAGCCGTCTTTGGTGCAACTATTGTAGTTCGTTCCATTAAAAAATTCGCTAAATCAGATTTTGATGGCGCATACGATCTAGAGCTTCCAGCCGGAGCACATGAAATTGAATTTCAAATGATGGGATTTGCTCCTCAAAAACGCTCTGTAACCGTAACACCTGGAAAATCTCAGGTAATCAATGTAACTTTCGGTCTTCAGACTTTAGAAACTGTTGATGTTAAAGGAAGAGCGTTGAATGATGCGGAAGCTGCCCTACTCGCTCTTCAGAAAAAATCCTCCTCGGTTTCCGACGGTATTTCCAAAGAAGCAATCAAGAAAAGCCCTGACTCCTCCGCTGGTGAAGTCGTTCGAAGAGTAACCGGTATTACTCTTGTCGGCGGTAAATTCGTATTCGTTCGAGGACTGGGAGAACGTTATTCCAATACGGAATTGAATGATACTTTAGTTCCATCTACTGAACCGGATAAACGAGTTGTTGCATTGGATATTTTTCCTTCAGGCGTTTTAAAGAACGTGAGAATTATTAAAACATTCTTACCTGAACTACCAGGAGAATTCTCAGGAGGATTAGTAAAAATTGAGACCCAAGAATATCCTGAAGAGAAACAATTCAGTGTAGCTGTTGGAGCAGGTGGGAACTATAATACTACAGGTCATAAATTCTTGAATATGAACCAAGGGAATATGCTCGGCGGTGTAAACGATAACCAAAAAAATCCATTCCGTAATGCTCCGGAATCTCTTCCCATTGAACCGGGTAGTATTTTTGGCGGGATCGATCCTAAACTAACTCAAGCAGGCGCTACAACATTTAATCAAAAATGGACCCCAGATTCTGGACCGGCCCCATTCGATAAGAATTTTTCCATCAATTATGGAGATACATTCAAGGTCGGAGCTACGTCTAGAATCGGAATTTTAGTAGGTTCAACGTACAACCGTAACTTTAGATTCAGGCAGGAAGAATCTTATAGATATCTTGCAGCAGCCCCTTTTAATCTCACAACCGCCGGTTCTACTCTCTTAAAACAACAAGAACAAAGAGCTGACCTTTATACAGAAGAACGTAACTGGGGAAACAATATGAACTTGGCCTATGAAATAACTAAAGGCCAACAAATTTTCCTTAAATCTTTATATACTCAACAAGGTGAAGGCGTAGTTCGAGATGCAAGAGGAACAGATTATATCGACTTATATAATTTTAAGGCACTGACTAGCCAGTATACAAGCAGTTTGATACAACACCATACTTTGGGTGGAGATCATGCACTAAACTGGTTTGGAGAAAGAGCTCACAAATTTGACTGGCGAGTAAACTATGCGATAGCAAATCGTGACCAACCAAATCTACAACAACAGGTATGGAGACAAACTGTTGGAGATCCAAATCCTTATGATTTGACTAGATTAGGAAACAACCCGGACGGTTCTAGATTCTTCTCGGATTCTAAAGATACTACGAAAGCTGTTAAATTAAATTATGAAATCCCATTCGATCAGTGGTCTGGTCTAAAAGCCCTTTTCAAATTCGGAACTTATACAATGTCTCGAGAAAAGGATTTCCGATTCAGGGAATTTGGACAAAAGCCAAATACAACTTTAGGTGGTTTAGAAAGATATCCTGTTCCAGGAGAATTCTATTCCAATCCATATCTTTTCTTGAATGATTTGGTAACATTCTCGGAAAGACAGGTGGAATCGAATGCGTATAATGCATTCCAAAAATTGCAAGCGTATTATAGCCAGGTAGATTTACCTATCCTTCCTAAATTAAAAACCCTATTCGGGGTCCGCTATGAAGATAGTTATCAGAAGGTAAAAACATTCGTTCTTCGTGATTCGTATAGTTCATATAACCTAGACTATGGTTGTAAGATAGATAACGAATTTGCTAGGATTGCATTAGTCAGAAATGATATCTGCGATGCAAATAATAATGGTGTCGGAGAATTAAGAACAAGAGACTACCTTCCTTCTGTAAACTTGAATTGGGAATTTGCGGATAATCAAATTTTAAGACTATCTGCAACTCAGACTCTTACACGTCCCGATTTAAGAGAACTTTCTCCATTCGGGTTTACTCCATACTTCGGAGCAAACCGTATCTTCGGTAATTCCGATTTAAGAAGATCCTATATCCATAACTATGATGTTCGTTACGAATATTATTTGAACGCTACCGATTACGTTGGAGTAGGAGCATTCTTAAAACAAATTTCCGATCCGATCGAAATGGTAGGACAACCAGTAGCCGGAAGTATTTCCCAACGATTTACCTACTTAAATGCAGAACAAGCAACGATCAAAGGGGTTGAATTTGATTTTCGTAAAGAACTCACAGATAGGATTAGATTCGAAGCAAACATGTTCATAATTCAATCCAGAGTGGATGTTCTTTCTTGGCAGCAATACATAATGGTTCAAAGCGGATTGGTTGATTCACTTTCGAGAGCTGCAGCGTATAACCCTACAAATCTATCACGTCCTTTACAAGGACAATCCCCATTGGTTTTTAACGTCAAATTTGACTTTCACCTGAATGAGAAAAAAAATAAGACCATCGGTGTTTATTATAACTACTTTGGAGACAGGTTATATGCAGTGGGTGCAAACGGACTTCCGGATGCATATGAAAGAGCAGTTGGTTTGACCGACGTTGTTTATACTGCTAAGATGGGAGACCATTTAGAATTTAAAGCTTCCGCTCAAAACATTTTCGATACAAGATATAGAGTGTATCAAAAGAACGAGCTAACCGGAGAGAAAGATCTATTCCTTTCTTACAGAACAGGGGTGAGTTACTCCTTCCAAGCTACTTATAAGCTTTAA
- a CDS encoding LIMLP_04285 family protein, whose protein sequence is MITRTIITISIFLICLGTLSADTVTNTKTKEVIENVKTTQTEQGVIVEFEDGSRRGFDRTVVTVEAKPVEWKQKEQESYPDKERYKDYGIFGAIFLVVLLLP, encoded by the coding sequence ATGATTACGAGAACTATTATTACAATTTCAATTTTTCTAATATGTTTGGGAACTCTTTCTGCAGACACAGTCACGAATACAAAAACCAAAGAAGTGATCGAGAACGTAAAAACTACTCAGACAGAACAAGGTGTGATCGTTGAGTTCGAAGACGGCTCTCGCAGAGGTTTTGATAGAACAGTCGTTACTGTTGAAGCCAAACCTGTTGAATGGAAACAAAAGGAACAGGAAAGCTATCCTGATAAGGAAAGATACAAGGATTACGGTATTTTTGGCGCGATCTTCTTGGTAGTACTACTTTTACCCTAA
- a CDS encoding putative bifunctional diguanylate cyclase/phosphodiesterase, whose amino-acid sequence MSLNGLNFYSYLSKIRILKTYSSKIMLVAFLGTHVPLITLLLFFVISTVQDMQTALKILGIALVATLAGTAATLLALHKLLAPVMLTSKSLNRYLSEKEIPNLPTVFHDEAGSLMADTVTTVRKLDELIHYMTNYDGLSGLPNRDLFLERLSNSLHELSMREEILSFPVLSLEATHLKQIRSNFGVHMGDLYLRSLVQKLETMLGPETVLARTGDGEFSFFPLPSSSQILETDSEVWAAKIQNSTSSPLHVVDQQISSEIRIGISVFPYDGKSSDQLLWKSETALNQTKLSGNSKIQTYSSEWKERMKEKYLLEKDLRLAISKNQLFIQYQPRIEVQTGKKISAEALLRWNHPEYGVISPTIFIPIAEESGIIGEMGEWVLSKSMEDLGNWKKRGLPPIRISVNLSAKQLEDKNITKKVLDILEKNNLSVEDLELEITESSLITNIQSALEILGELHSWGISLALDDFGTGYSSLSYLSKIPLKTLKVDQSFVRKILTDPNSLAISKTIVALGKSLGLRITAEGVETEVQMRKIKDLGCDEAQGYFLSKPILLEELEKFVQT is encoded by the coding sequence ATGAGTCTTAACGGATTAAATTTCTATTCCTATCTTAGCAAGATCCGAATTCTTAAAACCTATTCCAGCAAAATTATGCTGGTGGCGTTTCTTGGGACCCATGTTCCGCTGATCACACTTTTATTATTTTTCGTGATATCTACTGTTCAAGATATGCAGACTGCCCTAAAAATTTTAGGTATCGCACTCGTGGCGACTCTTGCAGGAACTGCTGCTACACTTCTTGCATTACATAAACTATTAGCTCCGGTAATGCTCACCTCTAAGTCCTTAAATAGATATCTGAGCGAAAAAGAGATCCCAAATCTGCCAACTGTATTCCATGACGAAGCAGGTTCTTTAATGGCGGATACAGTCACCACTGTGCGCAAACTGGATGAACTCATCCATTATATGACAAACTATGATGGTCTATCCGGACTACCGAATCGGGATCTATTCTTAGAAAGATTAAGCAATTCTCTTCATGAACTTTCTATGAGAGAAGAAATATTAAGTTTTCCAGTTCTTTCTTTGGAAGCGACCCATTTAAAACAGATCAGATCCAATTTCGGCGTCCATATGGGAGATCTATATCTCAGATCACTAGTCCAAAAATTGGAAACAATGCTTGGACCGGAAACTGTTCTTGCAAGAACTGGAGATGGAGAATTCTCCTTCTTCCCATTACCTTCTTCTTCTCAAATTTTAGAAACTGATTCGGAGGTCTGGGCTGCAAAGATCCAAAACAGCACATCTTCTCCCTTACACGTTGTTGACCAACAGATCTCTTCCGAAATACGAATTGGAATATCAGTTTTTCCTTATGATGGAAAATCTTCCGATCAACTTTTATGGAAATCGGAAACCGCATTAAACCAAACGAAACTTTCCGGAAATTCTAAGATCCAAACTTATTCTTCCGAATGGAAAGAAAGAATGAAGGAAAAATATCTTTTAGAAAAAGATCTAAGACTTGCCATCTCGAAAAACCAACTCTTCATACAATACCAGCCAAGAATAGAAGTACAAACAGGCAAAAAAATCTCCGCAGAAGCATTACTCAGATGGAATCATCCTGAATACGGAGTCATCTCCCCTACAATTTTCATACCAATCGCAGAAGAAAGCGGGATCATTGGAGAGATGGGAGAATGGGTTCTTTCAAAATCCATGGAAGACTTAGGAAATTGGAAAAAGAGAGGACTTCCTCCAATCCGTATCTCTGTAAACTTATCAGCAAAACAATTAGAAGATAAGAATATCACAAAAAAGGTCCTAGATATCTTAGAAAAAAACAATCTTAGTGTGGAAGATCTAGAGCTTGAAATCACCGAATCCAGCCTGATTACCAATATACAATCCGCTTTGGAAATCTTAGGAGAACTACATTCTTGGGGAATTTCACTCGCTTTAGACGATTTCGGAACAGGATATTCCAGTCTTTCTTATTTAAGCAAGATCCCTCTCAAAACCTTAAAAGTGGATCAATCCTTTGTGCGTAAAATTCTAACAGATCCAAATTCACTAGCGATTTCCAAAACAATCGTCGCATTGGGAAAAAGTTTAGGACTCCGCATCACCGCAGAAGGTGTAGAAACAGAAGTGCAAATGCGTAAGATCAAAGATCTAGGTTGCGACGAAGCACAGGGATATTTTTTAAGCAAGCCTATCCTTTTAGAAGAATTGGAGAAATTTGTCCAAACCTAA
- a CDS encoding alkane 1-monooxygenase: protein MSVGKRLSFLIAYLIPGLAVAGYYLGGGFNFLTLAVVFGILPIMDLWIGPDASNPKEEDVPELQKEFYFRFLTYGWAWIQFALVIWALWEVQTQTLSTLEWGAFVIAIGVNTGGIGITVAHELGHKNTKIEQWYSKFILMTVCYMHFFIEHNRGHHVNVSTHEDPASSRKGESFFAFYPRTVVGSLTSAWNLEKKRLGKLGKSAWTFDNEMITSMIIPVLFISAVTGIFYAITGNLSWQVPAFFFVQSWIAFSLLELVNYIEHYGLARKELSPGKFEKVLPIHSWNQNFSLSNAFLFQLQRHSDHHANAGRRYQSLRHFEESPQLPYGYELMILLALFPPLWFKVMDKKLEEWKSQHGESSIGSSGKREPATA from the coding sequence ATGAGTGTAGGGAAAAGATTATCCTTCTTGATCGCATACCTGATTCCGGGTTTGGCCGTGGCCGGTTACTATTTGGGAGGCGGTTTTAATTTTTTAACATTGGCGGTAGTATTCGGAATTCTTCCAATCATGGACCTTTGGATTGGTCCGGATGCGAGCAATCCTAAGGAAGAAGATGTACCGGAACTTCAAAAGGAATTCTATTTTAGATTCCTTACCTATGGCTGGGCTTGGATCCAATTTGCATTGGTGATTTGGGCTTTATGGGAAGTCCAAACTCAAACTCTTTCCACATTAGAATGGGGAGCTTTTGTTATAGCGATTGGTGTAAACACCGGTGGGATCGGGATCACTGTTGCACACGAACTCGGGCATAAGAACACTAAGATTGAACAATGGTATTCAAAATTCATTCTTATGACTGTTTGTTACATGCACTTCTTTATAGAACATAACCGCGGCCATCATGTGAATGTTTCTACTCATGAGGACCCTGCTTCCAGCAGAAAGGGAGAATCTTTCTTTGCATTTTATCCAAGAACTGTTGTGGGAAGTTTGACCAGCGCTTGGAACTTAGAGAAAAAAAGATTGGGCAAACTCGGCAAGTCTGCTTGGACATTTGATAATGAGATGATCACATCTATGATCATTCCGGTTTTATTTATCTCTGCAGTGACTGGGATTTTTTACGCGATCACCGGTAACTTAAGCTGGCAGGTACCCGCATTCTTCTTCGTTCAAAGTTGGATTGCATTCTCTTTATTGGAACTTGTGAATTATATAGAACATTACGGTTTGGCTCGTAAGGAATTGTCTCCAGGAAAATTCGAGAAGGTTCTTCCGATCCATTCTTGGAACCAAAACTTCAGTCTATCTAATGCGTTCTTGTTCCAGCTACAAAGACATTCCGATCATCATGCGAACGCAGGAAGAAGATACCAATCCTTGAGGCATTTTGAAGAAAGTCCCCAACTTCCTTATGGATATGAATTGATGATACTTCTGGCGTTATTTCCTCCGCTTTGGTTTAAGGTGATGGATAAAAAATTGGAAGAATGGAAAAGCCAACATGGAGAATCTTCGATAGGCTCTTCCGGAAAAAGGGAACCTGCTACTGCATAA
- the pepN gene encoding aminopeptidase N, translating to MDNILTQQEAMLRSGQISEVDYTLKLKLEKGSQEYEGETTVRFVYSGGKKGKLKVDFVSKKIEILWINGKEETNYEKKESALFLPGELLAEGKNELKIKYKNTFDHSGSGFHKFTDPSDKAEYMHTDFEPFEAHRLFPSFDQPDLKAIYELEITGPSEWTYIHNTVPKSEEIQGNYKNIKFNKTKKFSTYLFSLIVGPYAVWEDKAGEIPLRIFCRKSLSKYMDAENLFAITKEAFGFLQEYFGVPYPYGKYDQIFVPEFNMGAMENVGAVTFSESYIFRGPRIYSEYLNRANTVYHEMVHMWFGNLVTMKWWNDLWLNESFADYLSYYSMSNGKIFPDALEHFYVREEWAYREDQLSTTHPIAGKAENTLEAISNFDGISYSKGASVLRQLMYYVGEEKFRDAMRLYFKRHAEKNTVLNDFLSCMSETSGIDIRGWSKEWLETTGVNTLSPIRQNGRLFLHQGPSATNGLLRTHALQASLFREKNGILEEVWKKRVLVKGKETLLEENYTGEADLLLLNTEDFAYAKTYLSKESLPILKRSLHTLKDRFSRRVVWGSLWQMVRDAELAPKEFLELALDQGLKEPDLSVRNSHILTKALTVIDNYIPEAEKRTWSDKLNSIAKEKSLLSQNSEQEQILWFRILENTSKSSEQLSYLKELLDQKKSIPGIAMDQERRWVILSRLSAYGDPESSKRIEEEVTKDNTDLGAKKAFLARVSFPDTKTKKESWERFLKPKEGDSTDFLRYGMRGFQWNHQKQLLVSYTDLYFNSVISVYETRDPHFASAFGHMMFPSFEPDPNLLKRTQEFLDQNKKLPELLKKDLQQQRDDMQRTLKVLEKYKN from the coding sequence ATGGATAATATTCTTACCCAACAAGAAGCAATGCTCCGCTCCGGACAGATCTCCGAAGTGGACTATACCTTAAAATTAAAACTGGAAAAAGGATCCCAAGAATACGAGGGAGAAACTACAGTTAGATTCGTTTACAGCGGCGGCAAAAAAGGAAAACTCAAAGTAGATTTTGTATCCAAGAAGATTGAGATCCTTTGGATAAACGGAAAAGAAGAAACGAATTACGAAAAAAAAGAATCTGCACTATTCTTGCCTGGAGAATTATTAGCGGAAGGTAAAAACGAGCTCAAGATCAAATACAAAAATACTTTTGATCATAGCGGTTCAGGCTTTCATAAATTTACGGATCCTTCTGACAAAGCGGAATATATGCATACGGACTTCGAACCATTCGAAGCTCATAGGCTATTCCCTTCTTTCGACCAACCGGATCTAAAAGCAATATACGAACTGGAGATCACAGGACCTTCTGAATGGACCTATATCCATAATACAGTCCCGAAATCGGAAGAGATCCAGGGAAATTATAAAAACATAAAGTTCAATAAGACTAAAAAATTCTCCACTTACCTATTTTCTCTGATCGTAGGGCCTTATGCGGTCTGGGAAGATAAGGCGGGAGAAATCCCTCTTAGAATATTCTGCAGAAAGTCCCTTTCCAAATACATGGATGCTGAGAATTTATTTGCAATCACCAAAGAAGCATTCGGATTTTTACAGGAATATTTTGGAGTCCCCTATCCTTATGGAAAATACGACCAAATATTCGTACCTGAATTCAATATGGGAGCCATGGAAAATGTGGGAGCAGTCACATTCTCCGAAAGTTATATTTTCCGCGGACCTAGGATCTATTCTGAATACTTAAACAGAGCAAACACTGTGTATCATGAAATGGTCCATATGTGGTTCGGAAACCTAGTCACGATGAAATGGTGGAACGATCTTTGGTTGAATGAAAGTTTTGCGGATTATCTTTCTTATTATTCCATGTCTAATGGGAAAATTTTCCCCGACGCATTAGAACATTTTTATGTAAGGGAAGAATGGGCTTATAGAGAAGACCAACTTTCAACCACCCACCCTATCGCCGGAAAAGCGGAAAATACATTAGAAGCGATCAGCAATTTCGACGGGATCTCTTATTCAAAAGGTGCCTCAGTTCTTCGCCAATTGATGTATTACGTGGGAGAAGAAAAATTCAGAGATGCGATGAGGCTTTATTTCAAAAGACATGCGGAGAAGAACACAGTCTTAAACGATTTTCTTTCCTGTATGTCGGAAACCAGCGGGATCGATATCAGAGGTTGGAGTAAAGAATGGTTGGAAACAACAGGAGTCAACACTCTAAGCCCAATCCGGCAAAACGGTAGATTATTTTTACACCAAGGACCTTCTGCAACGAATGGGCTTCTGCGCACACATGCACTCCAAGCTTCTTTATTCAGAGAAAAGAACGGGATCTTAGAAGAAGTCTGGAAAAAAAGAGTACTCGTAAAAGGAAAAGAAACCCTATTAGAGGAAAATTATACGGGAGAAGCGGACCTTCTACTCTTAAATACGGAAGACTTTGCTTATGCTAAAACCTATTTAAGCAAAGAATCACTTCCTATCTTAAAAAGAAGTCTTCACACTCTGAAAGATCGTTTTTCCAGAAGAGTTGTATGGGGAAGTTTATGGCAGATGGTAAGAGACGCAGAACTTGCCCCTAAGGAATTCCTGGAGTTAGCCTTGGACCAAGGCTTAAAAGAACCGGATCTTTCTGTTAGAAACAGCCATATATTAACCAAAGCTTTAACAGTAATCGATAATTATATCCCGGAAGCTGAGAAGAGAACCTGGTCAGACAAGCTCAACAGTATCGCTAAAGAAAAATCCCTCTTATCACAGAACTCCGAACAAGAACAGATACTATGGTTTAGAATATTAGAAAATACTTCTAAATCATCAGAACAGCTATCTTATCTGAAAGAATTACTGGATCAGAAAAAAAGTATTCCGGGAATCGCAATGGACCAAGAAAGACGTTGGGTAATTCTCTCCAGATTAAGCGCTTACGGTGATCCTGAATCTTCCAAACGGATCGAAGAAGAAGTCACTAAGGACAATACGGATCTGGGAGCAAAAAAAGCTTTCTTAGCTAGAGTTTCCTTCCCGGATACCAAAACCAAAAAAGAGTCCTGGGAAAGATTCCTGAAACCTAAAGAAGGAGATTCAACGGACTTCTTAAGATACGGAATGAGAGGATTTCAGTGGAATCACCAAAAGCAATTATTGGTTTCTTATACTGATCTTTATTTTAATTCCGTGATCTCAGTGTATGAAACAAGAGATCCACATTTTGCTTCTGCATTCGGGCATATGATGTTTCCTTCTTTCGAACCGGATCCGAATTTGTTAAAGAGAACTCAGGAATTTTTGGATCAAAATAAAAAACTTCCGGAACTATTGAAGAAGGATCTCCAACAACAAAGAGACGATATGCAAAGAACGTTAAAGGTTCTAGAAAAATACAAAAACTAA
- a CDS encoding MFS transporter, whose translation MTKSANTSPFVSLQVPEFRNFLAGKFLVTLSFVMQSTVVFWQIDHITHDAFFVGLIGFAELMPNVAVSLFSGLVVDSFPRKKIISLSLAGLTFSSFLLLLFTLPGFEWVIEKYWVYPIYSVIFFSGICRGFLSPSIAAFQTQLVSKEIFPNAATWSGVAWQGSAVLGPMLGGLLTGFNGVQTAYLADFCIMVFSLFLLLLVPSKPVPEKQGEKESIWKSLGTGWKFVFGHQLILGAISLDLFAVLFGGAVALIPTFSREVLGMGPEYYGILRSAPAIGAVLCALFIAVKPPKTNSGIILLSSVFGFGICMIVFALSRNFYLSCAALIVSGSFDMVSVVIRHTIVQMYTPEHMRGRVSAVNNIFIGSSNELGAFESGATAKAFGLVPSVVIGGSLTLLTVGIVTAISPRLRKMDLKDITV comes from the coding sequence ATGACAAAATCCGCAAACACGAGCCCATTCGTTTCTTTACAAGTCCCTGAGTTCAGGAACTTCTTGGCCGGAAAATTTTTGGTCACACTTTCATTCGTTATGCAATCCACCGTGGTCTTCTGGCAGATAGACCATATCACTCACGATGCATTTTTCGTTGGTCTGATCGGATTTGCAGAGCTTATGCCTAATGTAGCAGTTTCTCTTTTTTCAGGATTGGTTGTGGATAGTTTCCCGAGGAAAAAGATTATCTCTCTTTCCTTAGCCGGTTTGACTTTTAGTTCCTTCTTACTTTTATTATTCACTCTTCCAGGTTTTGAATGGGTGATCGAAAAATATTGGGTGTATCCAATCTATTCCGTGATCTTCTTCTCTGGAATTTGTAGAGGGTTTTTATCTCCAAGTATCGCTGCCTTCCAAACTCAGTTAGTCTCTAAGGAAATTTTTCCGAACGCAGCCACATGGAGTGGTGTTGCATGGCAGGGTTCTGCAGTTTTAGGTCCGATGCTTGGCGGACTTCTGACAGGATTTAATGGAGTGCAGACTGCATATCTCGCTGACTTTTGTATCATGGTGTTCTCTTTATTCCTACTATTACTTGTTCCTTCGAAACCTGTTCCTGAAAAACAAGGAGAGAAGGAATCCATCTGGAAAAGTTTAGGAACCGGTTGGAAGTTTGTGTTCGGTCACCAGTTGATCTTGGGGGCGATCAGTTTGGATCTATTTGCAGTATTATTCGGTGGAGCTGTAGCACTTATTCCTACATTCTCGAGAGAAGTTTTAGGAATGGGTCCTGAATATTACGGAATTTTAAGATCAGCTCCTGCAATCGGCGCAGTTCTTTGTGCGTTGTTTATCGCAGTAAAACCTCCTAAAACAAATTCAGGGATCATATTATTGAGTAGTGTATTCGGTTTTGGGATTTGTATGATCGTATTCGCTCTTTCCAGAAACTTCTACTTATCTTGTGCGGCATTGATCGTAAGCGGCTCCTTTGATATGGTAAGTGTTGTGATCCGCCATACAATCGTTCAGATGTATACCCCAGAACATATGAGAGGAAGGGTTTCCGCAGTGAACAATATATTCATTGGTTCTTCTAATGAACTAGGGGCATTTGAATCAGGGGCAACCGCAAAAGCATTCGGCCTGGTCCCTTCCGTGGTTATAGGTGGATCACTCACTCTCTTAACTGTAGGGATTGTTACCGCGATCTCACCTCGTCTTCGAAAAATGGATCTAAAGGATATAACGGTTTAA
- a CDS encoding NUDIX hydrolase, whose translation MQEFRPEKYLPDSNLWEEGKKTSAFKTPIFELVSIPKVSPDKTISGNFFKVESKDWVNVIALTQDENVILIDQYRHGIHSYCLEIPGGIAEKNSLLESAQAELREETGFVSDDWEYLGKVSANPAFMNNWCHTYIARNVYPHPGGQELDESEQIEVYQYPLNKIPEILEKNILHHAMVVAAFGLFFLKSGEKKK comes from the coding sequence ATGCAAGAATTCCGCCCAGAAAAATACCTCCCCGACTCCAATCTTTGGGAAGAAGGAAAAAAAACTTCCGCATTTAAAACTCCGATTTTTGAGTTAGTCTCCATTCCGAAAGTTTCGCCAGACAAAACGATCTCAGGCAATTTTTTCAAAGTAGAATCTAAAGATTGGGTGAATGTTATCGCGCTCACTCAGGATGAAAATGTGATCCTAATCGATCAATACAGACATGGTATACATTCTTATTGTTTGGAAATCCCAGGTGGTATCGCAGAAAAAAATTCACTCTTAGAATCTGCACAGGCAGAACTAAGAGAAGAGACAGGATTTGTTTCGGACGACTGGGAATATTTGGGAAAGGTTTCCGCAAATCCAGCCTTCATGAATAATTGGTGTCATACTTATATCGCCAGGAATGTTTATCCTCACCCGGGTGGACAGGAACTGGATGAAAGCGAACAAATAGAAGTGTATCAATATCCCTTAAACAAAATTCCCGAAATTTTAGAGAAGAATATCTTACACCACGCGATGGTCGTGGCGGCTTTCGGATTATTCTTTTTAAAATCCGGAGAAAAGAAGAAGTAG